One window of the Corynebacterium glutamicum ATCC 13032 genome contains the following:
- the ruvA gene encoding Holliday junction branch migration protein RuvA yields the protein MIASLRGTVINIGLSSAVIECNGVGYEVVTTPNTLSQLVRGEEALVLTTMVVREDAMKLYGFIDNESREMFSVLQTVSGLGPRLALACESVLSPLEISQAITNADAKTLQRVPGVGKRMADRLIVELKGKVAAFAAGVVDEGGEQISLPNANIASEVVVEQVSQALVGLGFSEKQSDDAVSFVLAADPSLDTSGALRAALAKLSGK from the coding sequence ATGATTGCCTCACTTCGTGGCACTGTTATCAACATTGGTCTGAGCTCTGCTGTCATTGAATGCAATGGCGTGGGCTATGAGGTTGTCACCACACCGAACACCTTGTCACAGTTGGTCCGCGGTGAGGAAGCACTGGTGTTGACCACCATGGTGGTCCGCGAAGACGCGATGAAACTCTATGGGTTTATTGACAATGAATCACGTGAGATGTTTTCCGTGTTGCAAACAGTATCTGGATTGGGTCCACGCCTGGCCTTGGCATGTGAATCGGTGTTGAGCCCACTGGAGATTTCTCAGGCGATCACCAATGCCGATGCCAAAACTTTGCAGCGGGTTCCGGGTGTGGGAAAGCGCATGGCAGATCGTCTCATCGTGGAGCTTAAAGGCAAGGTCGCAGCTTTTGCTGCCGGTGTCGTGGATGAGGGAGGGGAGCAAATTTCCTTGCCTAACGCGAACATTGCTTCTGAGGTGGTTGTGGAGCAGGTTTCTCAAGCGCTGGTGGGGTTGGGCTTTAGCGAGAAGCAATCAGATGATGCAGTGAGCTTTGTGCTGGCGGCGGATCCATCCTTGGACACCAGTGGCGCGCTTCGTGCCGCATTGGCAAAACTCAGCGGAAAGTAG
- the ruvC gene encoding crossover junction endodeoxyribonuclease RuvC, giving the protein MNHEGLRVMGIDPGLTRCGLSVVQAGRGRTVYPVSVGVVRTPPDAELAERLLRLSKAVGEWMDEYTPDVIAIERVFERGNVSTVMNTAHAVGVLILAAAERGLPVHMYTPSEVKKAISGNGRADKKQMTVMITRILGLGEPPKPADAADALSLAVCHCWRAPMLMRAQSQYSEQELEKRRRVQQGKLGKAKSTYNAEQAQSHASDPAKAAHPSQFQRTDTN; this is encoded by the coding sequence ATGAACCACGAAGGGCTTCGGGTAATGGGCATTGACCCAGGTCTTACCCGTTGTGGCTTATCTGTGGTTCAAGCAGGTCGTGGTCGTACCGTGTATCCAGTGTCGGTGGGCGTGGTGCGCACCCCACCAGATGCGGAGTTGGCGGAGCGGTTGCTTCGGCTCAGCAAAGCAGTGGGTGAGTGGATGGATGAGTACACCCCAGATGTCATTGCTATTGAGCGTGTCTTTGAGCGCGGAAATGTTTCCACCGTGATGAACACTGCGCATGCGGTGGGTGTGTTGATCTTGGCTGCTGCTGAACGCGGATTGCCAGTTCACATGTACACCCCCAGTGAGGTGAAAAAGGCTATCTCCGGTAATGGTCGCGCTGATAAGAAACAGATGACGGTCATGATCACTCGAATTCTGGGCCTTGGTGAGCCACCCAAACCTGCTGACGCCGCTGATGCTTTATCGTTGGCGGTGTGTCACTGCTGGCGGGCGCCAATGCTTATGCGGGCGCAATCGCAGTACTCCGAGCAAGAGTTGGAAAAGCGACGGCGTGTGCAGCAAGGAAAATTGGGTAAAGCGAAATCAACTTACAATGCGGAACAAGCTCAATCCCATGCATCCGATCCTGCTAAAGCGGCTCATCCCAGTCAGTTTCAACGAACTGACACCAATTAG
- a CDS encoding YebC/PmpR family DNA-binding transcriptional regulator, whose protein sequence is MSGHSKWATTKHKKAANDAKRGKEFAKLIKNIEVAARTGGGDPSANPTLDDMIKKAKKASVPNDNIERARKRGSGEEAGGADWMNIMYEGYGPNGVAMLIECLTDNRNRAATEVRTAMTKNGGNLGESGSVSYMFTRTGVVTVQKGDLSEDDVLMAVLEAGAEEVNDNGDLFEVTCAPTDIQAVRDALVEAGIEVEDSESDFRASVQVPLDADGARKIFKLVDALEDSDDVQNVYTNIDLSDEVLTELEND, encoded by the coding sequence ATGTCTGGCCACTCAAAATGGGCGACTACCAAGCACAAGAAGGCTGCTAACGACGCCAAGCGAGGCAAGGAATTTGCCAAGCTGATCAAGAACATCGAAGTTGCGGCACGTACAGGCGGTGGAGATCCGTCTGCGAACCCAACGCTTGATGACATGATCAAGAAAGCCAAGAAGGCTTCTGTGCCGAACGATAACATCGAACGTGCACGCAAGCGTGGCTCCGGCGAAGAAGCTGGTGGCGCTGACTGGATGAACATCATGTACGAGGGATACGGCCCCAACGGCGTTGCCATGCTTATCGAGTGTCTGACCGACAACCGTAACCGCGCAGCTACCGAAGTTCGCACCGCAATGACCAAAAACGGTGGCAACTTGGGCGAGTCCGGTTCCGTGTCCTACATGTTCACCCGCACCGGTGTCGTCACCGTACAAAAGGGCGATCTTAGTGAAGATGACGTGCTCATGGCTGTTCTTGAAGCTGGTGCTGAAGAAGTCAACGACAACGGCGATCTGTTCGAGGTTACCTGCGCACCAACTGACATTCAGGCTGTTCGCGACGCACTCGTGGAAGCTGGCATTGAAGTAGAAGATTCTGAATCAGACTTCCGGGCATCTGTTCAGGTCCCCCTGGACGCTGACGGTGCACGCAAGATCTTCAAGCTTGTGGACGCGTTGGAAGATTCCGACGATGTGCAAAACGTCTACACCAACATCGACTTGAGCGATGAGGTTTTGACAGAGCTGGAAAACGACTAG
- a CDS encoding acyl-CoA thioesterase translates to MKTIEDILTLEEIDRDIYRGPVIESYLARTFGGQVAAQALVAATHTVDKAFTVHSLHGYFIAPGDPTAPAIYLVDRVRDGKSYVTRSVRGIQDGEVIFSMQASFHRGDEGIEHMDKMRKVPAPDEIKGTVERMPISSRRVLDEWAEWDIRVIPQDQLELSDFTATEQAVWIRCTADLPDNPTFHQCSLTYLSDMTLLHSALVPHPGEKMQMASLDHAVWFLRPFRVDEWLLYDQRSPSASSGRALTHGRLFNQQGDLVAIVNQEGMTRTLHEGAQSIPMRKD, encoded by the coding sequence GTGAAAACTATTGAAGATATTTTGACCTTGGAAGAAATCGACCGCGATATTTACCGTGGTCCCGTTATCGAATCTTATTTAGCCAGGACTTTCGGTGGCCAGGTCGCTGCCCAAGCTTTAGTAGCAGCAACGCATACTGTTGATAAAGCCTTTACTGTGCATTCTTTGCATGGCTACTTTATAGCTCCTGGTGATCCAACAGCACCCGCAATTTATTTAGTGGATCGAGTTCGCGACGGAAAAAGCTACGTCACCCGCTCGGTGCGTGGCATCCAAGACGGCGAAGTAATCTTCAGCATGCAGGCCAGCTTTCATCGTGGGGATGAAGGCATTGAGCACATGGACAAGATGCGTAAAGTTCCAGCTCCTGATGAGATCAAGGGAACAGTAGAACGTATGCCGATCTCAAGTAGGCGAGTGCTTGATGAATGGGCGGAATGGGATATCCGCGTTATTCCGCAGGATCAATTAGAACTCAGCGATTTCACCGCTACTGAGCAAGCTGTGTGGATTCGGTGCACCGCTGATCTTCCGGATAATCCCACCTTCCACCAGTGCTCACTGACTTATCTGTCCGATATGACTTTGCTGCATAGTGCCCTGGTGCCACACCCAGGTGAGAAAATGCAGATGGCCTCACTTGATCACGCTGTGTGGTTCCTGCGTCCCTTCCGCGTCGATGAATGGTTGCTTTATGATCAGCGCTCTCCATCGGCCTCAAGTGGGCGAGCCTTGACTCACGGGCGGCTTTTCAACCAGCAGGGAGATTTGGTCGCTATTGTCAATCAAGAGGGAATGACCCGCACACTCCACGAGGGTGCGCAATCAATTCCGATGCGCAAAGACTAA
- a CDS encoding DUF3817 domain-containing protein — protein MTPQKLHRFAALLEMGTWTLLIIGMILKYSGVTDAVTPIAGGIHGFGFLCFAAITITVWINNKWTFPQGIAGLIVSVIPWAALPFALWADKKGLVAGGWRFSDPSEKPHTFFDKILAQLVRHPIRSILILLVIIAVVFSILLAMGPPYDPDAIANTVD, from the coding sequence ATGACGCCACAGAAACTTCACCGTTTTGCAGCCCTTTTAGAAATGGGTACCTGGACCCTGCTGATCATCGGCATGATCTTAAAATACAGTGGAGTGACAGACGCCGTAACCCCTATTGCCGGCGGTATCCACGGCTTTGGCTTCCTCTGTTTTGCAGCCATCACCATCACCGTGTGGATCAATAATAAGTGGACATTCCCGCAGGGTATCGCAGGTTTGATCGTCTCTGTTATCCCGTGGGCTGCATTGCCATTTGCATTGTGGGCAGACAAGAAGGGCCTCGTTGCCGGCGGATGGCGCTTTTCAGATCCGTCCGAAAAGCCACACACTTTCTTTGACAAGATCTTGGCTCAATTGGTCAGGCACCCAATCCGATCCATTTTAATTCTGCTGGTGATTATCGCCGTCGTCTTCTCTATCTTGCTGGCGATGGGACCACCTTATGATCCAGATGCCATCGCAAACACTGTGGATTAA
- a CDS encoding glycosyltransferase family 4 protein, producing MRIGMVCPYSFDEPGGVQAHILDLARTFIAQGHEVQVLGPCSADTQVPDFVVRGGGSIPIPYNGSVARLSFGPKMFKAVRTFLREGNFDVLHIHEPNSPSFSMAALRFAEGPIVATYHASSSGSKLLKAFLPVLSPMLEKVRAGIAVSEMARRWQVEQVGGDPVLIPNGVETSMFKAARQIEPNDPVEIVFLGRLDESRKGLDILLRALTRLDRPFTCTVIGGGTPREVAGINFVGRVSDEEKAAILGRADIYVAPNTGGESFGIVLVEAMAAGCAVVASDLEAFSLVTDSEAAQPAGVLFKTGSDADLAKKLQALIDDPSSRSTLIAAGLKRANAYDWSTVSTQVMAVYETIAIDKVRLG from the coding sequence GTGCGAATTGGAATGGTCTGCCCGTACTCCTTCGATGAGCCGGGCGGTGTTCAAGCGCATATCCTTGACTTAGCGCGAACCTTCATTGCCCAAGGCCATGAGGTTCAGGTGCTTGGTCCGTGTAGTGCGGATACGCAGGTGCCCGATTTCGTGGTGCGCGGTGGTGGCAGCATCCCGATTCCGTACAATGGCTCGGTTGCCCGCTTGAGCTTTGGGCCGAAAATGTTCAAGGCCGTGCGCACGTTCCTCCGCGAAGGCAACTTCGATGTGCTGCATATCCATGAACCGAATTCACCAAGTTTTTCCATGGCGGCGCTACGCTTTGCGGAAGGCCCCATCGTTGCTACTTACCACGCCTCCAGTAGCGGATCGAAGCTGCTCAAGGCTTTCTTACCAGTGCTTTCGCCCATGCTGGAGAAAGTGCGCGCAGGCATCGCCGTGTCTGAAATGGCTCGGCGCTGGCAGGTGGAGCAAGTCGGCGGCGATCCCGTGCTGATCCCCAACGGGGTAGAGACCTCCATGTTCAAAGCCGCGCGCCAAATCGAACCGAATGATCCTGTAGAGATCGTCTTTTTGGGTCGCCTCGATGAGTCCCGCAAAGGCCTCGACATCCTCCTGCGCGCTCTGACCAGGCTGGATCGCCCGTTTACCTGCACCGTCATTGGCGGCGGCACCCCGCGAGAAGTCGCCGGCATCAACTTTGTGGGCCGCGTCAGCGATGAGGAAAAGGCAGCAATCTTAGGTCGCGCAGACATCTATGTCGCACCCAACACCGGCGGCGAAAGCTTCGGCATCGTGCTAGTTGAAGCGATGGCCGCGGGATGCGCTGTCGTCGCCAGCGACCTAGAAGCGTTCTCCCTGGTCACCGATTCTGAAGCCGCACAGCCAGCGGGCGTGCTATTTAAAACCGGCTCAGACGCCGACCTAGCCAAAAAACTTCAAGCGCTTATCGACGACCCCTCCTCCCGTTCCACGCTTATCGCCGCGGGGCTAAAGCGCGCAAACGCCTACGACTGGTCGACAGTATCCACCCAGGTCATGGCAGTCTATGAAACCATTGCGATCGACAAAGTGAGGCTTGGATGA
- a CDS encoding phosphatidylinositol mannoside acyltransferase — protein MKPKDFCTAENWAENLSALGYLAGWRFVRMLPLPIARRVFDLGADLASKSGKGMGQLRANLARVVGAENVTQALVKQATRSYARYWLEAFRLPAIARDPELLARLRKGTVGLDLLDESLAAGKGVVLTLPHSGNWDMAGAFLISHHGQFTTVAERVKPERLFEAFVEFRESLGFEVLPLTGGERPPFEKLKERLTSGGIVCLLGERDLRHSGVETTFFGEKTSMPAGPAQLAIETGAALHVVHPWFDDDGWGLSVSDAVTVDNLSDTVQRIAHLFMANITAHPADWHMLQPLWFGDLDPERLKRSREQTNVHKPVALQEDN, from the coding sequence ATGAAGCCGAAGGATTTCTGCACAGCGGAAAATTGGGCGGAGAATTTAAGCGCACTGGGCTATCTAGCTGGTTGGCGTTTTGTCCGGATGCTCCCTTTGCCTATTGCTCGCCGGGTGTTTGACCTTGGGGCGGATCTGGCGTCGAAAAGCGGAAAAGGCATGGGGCAGCTACGCGCTAATCTGGCGCGGGTGGTCGGTGCGGAAAACGTTACGCAGGCGCTGGTGAAGCAAGCAACGCGCAGCTATGCGCGGTATTGGCTGGAAGCGTTCCGGCTACCGGCGATCGCGCGAGATCCTGAGCTGCTTGCGCGGTTGCGTAAGGGAACTGTTGGCCTAGATTTGTTGGATGAATCTTTGGCTGCCGGCAAGGGCGTAGTTTTGACGCTCCCACACAGCGGCAACTGGGATATGGCTGGCGCTTTTCTGATTAGCCATCATGGGCAATTCACCACCGTTGCAGAAAGGGTCAAGCCGGAACGCTTGTTTGAAGCGTTCGTGGAGTTTCGAGAAAGCCTTGGATTTGAGGTGCTGCCTCTCACCGGTGGCGAGCGTCCGCCGTTTGAAAAGCTGAAAGAGCGCCTGACATCTGGAGGTATCGTGTGCCTTCTTGGGGAGCGTGACCTGCGGCATTCCGGCGTGGAGACCACTTTTTTTGGTGAGAAGACCTCCATGCCAGCAGGACCTGCGCAGCTGGCCATTGAAACAGGTGCGGCGCTGCACGTGGTGCATCCATGGTTCGATGACGACGGCTGGGGTCTCAGCGTATCCGATGCCGTGACCGTGGATAATTTATCCGACACGGTGCAGCGGATCGCACATCTTTTTATGGCAAATATTACGGCGCACCCCGCTGATTGGCATATGCTCCAACCCCTGTGGTTTGGTGATTTGGATCCGGAGCGTCTCAAGCGCTCTAGGGAGCAGACAAATGTTCACAAACCGGTGGCATTACAGGAGGACAATTAG
- the pgsA gene encoding phosphatidylinositol phosphate synthase, with the protein MLGLHGRKPAQVIVEPVAKLMIKLKVTPNQLTLVSAGLTVGVALLLIPTGHLIWAAVLTGLFAAFDMIDGTVARMQGGGTKFGATLDATCDRITDGALFGAITWWLVYSYDAPQALVAASLVCLVASQVISYVKARGEASGFTMDGGLVERPERLIVSLVGLGLTGMGVPYAIDVALWALAAGSIYTVVQRLVMAGKSPLAKEFTKAPAGAKADYSNTK; encoded by the coding sequence ATGCTGGGACTTCATGGACGTAAGCCTGCGCAGGTTATTGTTGAGCCTGTTGCCAAATTGATGATCAAGTTGAAGGTGACGCCTAATCAGCTCACCTTAGTCAGCGCTGGCCTCACCGTTGGGGTGGCTTTGCTGCTGATTCCTACGGGGCATTTGATTTGGGCGGCAGTTTTGACGGGCCTGTTTGCGGCTTTCGACATGATTGATGGCACGGTTGCTCGCATGCAAGGTGGTGGCACCAAATTTGGTGCCACCTTGGATGCCACGTGTGACCGCATCACTGATGGTGCACTATTTGGTGCGATTACCTGGTGGCTGGTGTATTCCTACGATGCACCACAGGCATTGGTCGCTGCCTCCTTGGTTTGTTTGGTTGCCTCCCAGGTGATCTCTTACGTGAAAGCCAGGGGAGAGGCCTCCGGATTCACCATGGACGGCGGTCTCGTGGAACGCCCTGAGCGTCTGATTGTCAGCCTTGTTGGTTTGGGGCTGACCGGAATGGGCGTTCCATATGCCATCGATGTGGCACTGTGGGCCCTTGCAGCTGGCAGTATTTACACTGTTGTGCAGCGCTTGGTCATGGCTGGAAAGTCCCCATTGGCTAAGGAATTTACCAAGGCACCAGCAGGTGCGAAGGCAGATTACAGCAACACCAAATAA
- a CDS encoding HIT family protein: MDSSDSHVGQDVYVDQGLGEPDRLERLWAPYRMSYINTRSGGKQSTTAKRDPFIEVPKMSDEDGLIVARGELVYCVLNLYPYNAGHMMVIPFRKEKNLEDLSLAESAELMLFTQTAIKALKQVSNPDAVNVGLNLGKASGGSVGDHLHVHVVPRWSGDANFMTVIDGVKVLPQTLRQTRAMLAQAWGTIDGAPGTVDPTLTSAIRTAAPKEH; this comes from the coding sequence ATGGACTCATCTGACAGCCACGTTGGTCAGGATGTATATGTTGATCAAGGTCTAGGGGAGCCCGACAGACTGGAACGTCTGTGGGCGCCCTACCGGATGAGCTACATCAACACTCGATCTGGCGGTAAGCAATCAACTACCGCCAAGCGGGACCCCTTCATTGAGGTTCCCAAAATGAGTGATGAGGACGGCCTGATCGTTGCGCGGGGTGAGCTGGTGTATTGCGTACTCAACTTGTATCCCTACAACGCTGGACACATGATGGTGATCCCATTCCGTAAGGAAAAGAATCTAGAGGATTTGAGCTTGGCAGAATCTGCGGAGTTGATGCTCTTTACCCAAACGGCCATCAAGGCGCTGAAGCAGGTGTCAAACCCTGATGCTGTCAATGTTGGTTTAAACCTTGGCAAAGCATCGGGTGGCTCAGTGGGAGATCACCTTCATGTCCATGTGGTGCCTAGGTGGTCGGGTGATGCTAATTTCATGACTGTGATTGACGGTGTCAAAGTGCTACCGCAGACCCTGCGTCAAACCAGGGCCATGCTTGCGCAAGCATGGGGCACCATTGATGGGGCACCAGGCACTGTCGACCCAACGCTGACTTCAGCGATCCGTACCGCAGCACCGAAGGAGCACTGA
- the thrS gene encoding threonine--tRNA ligase, translating into MNTTDTAVANLVVFEVPAGTAIGAAMRELDLPNKGPEAIVCAKDAEGQLKDLSHVPETTATFTAVPANTDDGRAVIRHSCAHVLAQAVQAEFPGTKLGIGPAIENGFYYDFDAAEPFTPEDLKTIEKRMKKIIKTGQKFERRVYESAEAAAEELKNEPYKLELIQDKGNVDPNSDEATEVGAGELTAYDNVNPRTSEVEWSDLCRGPHIPTTRYIPAFALTRSSAAYWRGDQDNAGLQRIYGTAWEDKESLDAYQTMLAEAEKRDHRRLGTELDLFSFPDDLGSGLPVFHPNGGIVRNEMEDHSRRRHIAAGYSFVNTPHITKQDLFERSGHLGFYKDGMFPPMQVDAEFDEDGNVTKPGQEYYLKPMNCPMHNLIFDSRGRSYRELPLRLFEFGNVYRYEKSGVIHGLTRARGFTQDDAHIYCTEDQLEAELTSVLDFILSLLRDYGLDDFYLELSTRDPKKSVGSDEIWERSTEILNRVATNSGLELVPDPEGAAFYGPKISVQARDAIGRTWQMSTVQLDFNMPERFNLEYTSSDGSKQQPIMIHRALFGSIERFFGVLLEHYAGAFPAWLAPHQVMGIPVADDCIPHLETITAQLREKGIRADVDTSDDRMQKKIRNHTTGKVPFMLLAGARDVEANAVSFRFLDGTQVNGVPVDEAIAVISSWIGDRINDQPSEDSIAARR; encoded by the coding sequence GTGAACACCACAGATACCGCAGTAGCAAACCTTGTTGTTTTTGAGGTCCCTGCAGGCACCGCAATTGGTGCAGCAATGCGCGAACTAGATCTGCCCAACAAGGGTCCAGAGGCTATCGTTTGTGCAAAAGACGCTGAAGGCCAACTAAAGGATCTTTCACACGTCCCAGAAACCACTGCTACGTTCACCGCTGTACCTGCAAATACTGATGACGGCCGCGCAGTAATCCGCCACTCGTGCGCTCACGTGCTGGCACAGGCTGTCCAGGCAGAATTCCCAGGAACCAAGTTGGGCATCGGCCCAGCCATTGAAAATGGTTTCTACTACGACTTCGATGCGGCTGAGCCTTTCACTCCGGAAGATCTCAAGACCATTGAAAAGCGGATGAAGAAGATCATCAAGACCGGCCAGAAGTTTGAGCGCCGCGTCTATGAATCCGCTGAAGCTGCAGCGGAAGAGTTGAAGAACGAGCCTTACAAGCTGGAACTTATCCAGGACAAGGGCAACGTTGATCCCAACTCTGATGAAGCCACCGAAGTGGGCGCAGGCGAACTGACCGCGTATGACAACGTCAACCCTCGCACCAGTGAGGTGGAGTGGTCTGATCTTTGCCGTGGACCACACATCCCAACCACCCGCTACATTCCAGCATTCGCATTGACCCGATCATCCGCTGCTTATTGGCGTGGCGATCAGGATAATGCTGGCCTGCAGCGCATCTACGGTACCGCGTGGGAGGATAAGGAATCCCTCGATGCTTACCAGACCATGCTCGCTGAGGCAGAAAAGCGCGATCACCGCCGTCTAGGCACTGAACTTGATTTGTTCTCCTTCCCAGATGATCTGGGCTCTGGTCTGCCAGTATTCCATCCCAACGGTGGCATCGTGCGCAATGAGATGGAAGATCACTCCCGTCGCCGCCACATCGCAGCGGGCTACTCCTTTGTGAACACCCCGCACATCACCAAGCAGGATCTCTTTGAGCGTTCCGGTCACCTTGGTTTCTACAAGGATGGCATGTTCCCTCCAATGCAGGTGGATGCGGAGTTCGACGAAGACGGCAATGTGACCAAGCCGGGCCAAGAGTACTACCTCAAGCCCATGAACTGCCCAATGCACAACCTCATCTTCGATTCTCGTGGACGTTCTTACCGTGAGCTTCCACTGCGTCTTTTTGAGTTCGGCAACGTCTACCGCTACGAAAAGTCCGGTGTGATCCACGGCCTGACCCGTGCCCGTGGCTTCACCCAGGACGATGCTCACATCTACTGCACCGAGGATCAGCTGGAAGCAGAGCTCACCTCTGTGCTGGACTTCATCCTGTCGCTGCTGCGCGATTACGGTTTGGATGATTTCTACCTGGAGCTCTCCACCCGCGATCCTAAGAAGTCAGTCGGTTCTGATGAGATCTGGGAGCGTTCCACTGAAATCTTGAACCGTGTGGCCACCAATTCTGGCCTGGAACTTGTTCCAGACCCAGAAGGTGCCGCATTCTACGGCCCTAAGATTTCTGTTCAGGCACGCGACGCGATTGGCCGTACCTGGCAGATGTCCACCGTGCAGCTGGACTTCAACATGCCTGAGCGCTTCAACTTGGAATACACCTCATCTGATGGTTCCAAGCAGCAGCCCATCATGATCCACCGCGCACTGTTTGGTTCCATCGAGCGCTTCTTTGGCGTGTTGTTGGAGCACTACGCTGGTGCTTTCCCAGCATGGCTGGCACCTCACCAGGTCATGGGTATTCCAGTTGCTGATGATTGCATTCCACACCTGGAGACAATCACCGCACAGCTGCGTGAAAAGGGTATCCGCGCAGACGTGGACACCTCCGATGATCGCATGCAGAAGAAGATCCGCAACCACACCACCGGCAAGGTTCCATTCATGCTGCTTGCCGGTGCCCGCGATGTGGAAGCAAACGCAGTGAGCTTCCGTTTCTTGGACGGCACCCAGGTCAACGGCGTGCCCGTCGATGAGGCAATCGCTGTGATTTCTTCCTGGATTGGTGACCGCATCAATGATCAGCCGAGCGAGGACTCCATTGCAGCTCGCAGGTAG
- a CDS encoding Dyp-type peroxidase, translating to MVSRRGFLGGAGLIAGASALAGCSAGENEPDGASISLKGQVVEFDGRHQAGIATPHQANLNLVAFTLRAGVDRAGVTRLMRVWTEDARALCAGETPLGSLEPEMVTSPANLTITCGFGASLFDVTQQVDLRPEWLKPIPEFERDQLRPEWGEADLVLQICSDDPVTLSHATRHMIRSGVDYAATRWVQQGFMNAHGVNETDETPRNLFGQKDGTVNPRTDDEIQQTAWISEGPDWAIDGSCMVVRRIAMNLDEWEILDRPSREVSVGRTLDTGAPLSGGDEFSEADYSARDSYGLPLIDPASHMARSRAPESNPEQVILRRVFNYDLPPDPTSEELSNAGLVFICFQKNPDLQFTPIQQRLDEQDRLNQWITHIGSAVFFIPPGTDPNDSSRDDFWGAGLLL from the coding sequence ATGGTTTCCCGTAGGGGTTTCCTAGGGGGTGCCGGCTTGATTGCTGGTGCGTCCGCGTTGGCGGGGTGCAGTGCGGGGGAAAATGAGCCGGACGGTGCGTCGATAAGCTTAAAAGGCCAGGTGGTGGAGTTTGATGGCCGCCATCAGGCCGGCATTGCGACGCCGCATCAGGCGAATTTGAATCTGGTTGCGTTTACGCTGCGTGCGGGCGTGGATCGCGCTGGCGTGACGCGGTTGATGCGCGTGTGGACCGAAGATGCCCGCGCGCTGTGCGCTGGCGAGACGCCGCTGGGCAGCCTGGAGCCGGAGATGGTGACGTCGCCGGCAAACCTCACCATTACATGTGGTTTCGGTGCTTCGCTTTTCGACGTGACCCAGCAGGTTGATCTTCGTCCCGAGTGGTTGAAGCCGATTCCTGAATTTGAGCGGGATCAGTTGCGTCCGGAATGGGGCGAGGCGGATCTTGTGCTGCAGATTTGTAGTGATGATCCGGTGACGTTGAGTCATGCGACTAGGCATATGATTCGCTCTGGTGTGGATTATGCGGCTACGCGGTGGGTGCAGCAGGGTTTCATGAATGCCCATGGTGTGAATGAGACGGATGAGACTCCGCGGAATCTCTTTGGCCAAAAAGATGGCACTGTGAATCCCCGTACCGATGATGAAATCCAGCAAACAGCCTGGATTTCTGAGGGTCCGGACTGGGCGATTGATGGCAGCTGCATGGTTGTGCGTCGCATTGCTATGAATTTGGATGAATGGGAAATTCTGGATCGCCCGTCCCGTGAAGTTTCTGTGGGGCGCACCTTGGATACCGGCGCGCCACTTAGTGGTGGCGATGAGTTTTCTGAGGCTGATTACTCCGCCCGCGATTCCTATGGTCTGCCGCTTATCGATCCGGCAAGCCACATGGCTAGATCGCGTGCACCGGAAAGCAATCCGGAGCAGGTGATTCTTCGACGAGTGTTCAACTATGACCTGCCACCAGATCCCACTTCAGAGGAACTGTCCAATGCTGGTTTGGTGTTTATCTGCTTCCAGAAAAACCCCGATCTGCAGTTCACGCCCATTCAACAACGGCTGGATGAACAAGACCGCCTGAATCAGTGGATTACCCATATTGGCTCCGCTGTATTCTTCATCCCGCCAGGCACCGACCCGAATGATTCATCTCGGGATGATTTTTGGGGTGCCGGACTCCTTCTATAA
- a CDS encoding copper chaperone PCu(A)C, whose translation MKKFFVAGAVLSSALVMAACSPANQSDSTSTSVETTSSSSTQVSDAVITTENAVVRASVEDSDMTAVFATLVNNSDDEINVSGFTADVDAASFEVHEVVDGVMQEKPGGFVIPAGESIELAPGGDHLMIMGLANPIEAGDEVTVTLELADGSEVKLDPIPARTIAAGDEDYGDLGTEGHEGH comes from the coding sequence ATGAAGAAGTTTTTTGTCGCAGGTGCTGTACTGAGCAGTGCGTTGGTTATGGCGGCGTGTTCGCCTGCTAATCAAAGTGATTCCACCTCCACGAGCGTGGAGACTACTTCCTCCAGCAGCACGCAGGTAAGCGATGCTGTGATCACCACGGAAAACGCTGTTGTTCGTGCGTCTGTGGAGGACAGCGACATGACGGCAGTGTTCGCTACGTTGGTGAACAATTCTGATGATGAGATCAACGTTTCTGGCTTTACTGCTGATGTTGATGCTGCCAGCTTTGAGGTCCATGAGGTTGTTGATGGCGTCATGCAGGAAAAGCCAGGTGGTTTTGTGATCCCTGCAGGGGAGAGCATCGAGCTGGCACCAGGTGGCGATCATTTGATGATCATGGGGCTTGCGAACCCAATCGAGGCTGGCGATGAAGTGACGGTCACTCTTGAATTGGCTGATGGTTCTGAAGTTAAGCTTGATCCGATCCCGGCGCGCACCATTGCTGCTGGTGATGAGGATTATGGCGATCTGGGAACTGAAGGCCACGAGGGCCACTAA